The Caldivirga sp. genome includes a region encoding these proteins:
- a CDS encoding DUF309 domain-containing protein: protein MRILIHARNSRLYEPKDRVRLMNLLRNLGLGIINVRVASSHVEIDVNSDDLDKLALIVSEAVGPVLSIVNLSNENKPNDPFRAFVFLFNEERFWEAHEVLEPTWRVSRDVNVQGLIVAAASFVKIQENYVESFLKLAKRALGMITVNRIDCIDTLKFKEELRASLSTLKPFKARCIA, encoded by the coding sequence GTGAGGATCCTGATCCATGCGCGTAATTCAAGGTTATATGAGCCTAAGGACAGGGTTAGGTTAATGAACCTCTTAAGGAATTTAGGCCTAGGCATAATTAATGTTAGGGTGGCTTCAAGTCACGTTGAAATTGATGTAAATTCTGACGACTTGGATAAGCTAGCCTTAATAGTAAGTGAGGCTGTTGGACCAGTCTTAAGTATAGTTAACTTAAGTAATGAGAATAAGCCCAATGACCCATTTAGGGCCTTCGTGTTTTTATTCAATGAAGAGAGGTTTTGGGAAGCCCATGAGGTTCTCGAACCAACCTGGAGGGTAAGTAGGGATGTTAATGTTCAAGGATTAATAGTTGCTGCCGCATCCTTCGTAAAGATTCAGGAGAATTACGTTGAGTCTTTCCTTAAGTTAGCTAAGAGAGCCTTAGGCATGATAACAGTTAACCGAATTGACTGCATCGATACCTTAAAATTCAAGGAGGAGTTAAGGGCATCATTAAGCACCCTTAAGCCCTTTAAGGCTAGGTGCATTGCTTAA
- a CDS encoding UbiX family flavin prenyltransferase: MRRVVVAVTGASGVIYGLRLLEHLRRVNDVEVHLVVSKSASKVLQHELGLGVGDLVKLAHRAYDDGELDAPIASGSFNFQAMAIAPCSMKTLAAIAHGYASNLITRAADVALKERRRLILLIREAPYSLIHIRNMELVTQAGAIVMPASPPFYGKPRTIDDLVNAVVGRVIALMGIENNLYPIWGG; encoded by the coding sequence ATGAGGAGGGTTGTAGTAGCCGTAACGGGGGCCTCAGGTGTAATATATGGCTTAAGACTCCTTGAACACCTTAGGAGGGTTAATGATGTGGAGGTTCACCTAGTTGTTTCCAAGTCAGCTTCTAAGGTTCTCCAGCATGAGTTGGGTTTAGGCGTAGGTGACTTAGTTAAACTAGCCCATAGGGCCTATGATGATGGGGAACTTGATGCACCAATAGCCAGTGGTTCATTTAACTTTCAGGCAATGGCAATAGCACCCTGCTCAATGAAGACGCTTGCCGCTATAGCCCATGGTTACGCATCCAACTTAATCACCAGGGCGGCTGATGTCGCCCTTAAGGAGAGGAGGAGGTTAATACTGTTGATTAGGGAAGCCCCCTATAGCCTAATTCACATTAGAAACATGGAGCTAGTTACCCAAGCTGGGGCTATAGTAATGCCCGCTAGCCCACCATTCTACGGTAAGCCAAGGACAATAGATGACTTGGTTAACGCAGTGGTGGGTAGGGTAATTGCCCTTATGGGCATTGAGAATAACCTTTACCCCATATGGGGTGGTTAA
- a CDS encoding phosphoribosyltransferase yields the protein MVEFKYLSWDDVMDLTIKVSESIVKDNYKPNIVVGVARGGVVIAKIIEDILGIGNMTSIEVKLYRGINDRGEEARIAQPLPVSVKGLRILLVDDVSDTGTTLSVAYNYLKEQGAIEIRTATLMIKPWTRFRPNYYAGEATAWIIFPWEIGETIRELGSRFDAALGEARNNSIVTRIRNLVHNTPTNTK from the coding sequence ATGGTAGAATTTAAGTATTTGTCGTGGGATGATGTGATGGATTTAACCATTAAGGTGTCTGAATCAATAGTGAAAGATAACTATAAGCCAAACATAGTAGTAGGGGTGGCTAGAGGAGGGGTTGTTATAGCTAAAATAATTGAGGACATACTTGGGATAGGTAACATGACTTCCATAGAGGTTAAGCTCTACAGGGGGATTAATGATCGAGGGGAGGAGGCAAGGATAGCTCAACCACTGCCGGTTAGCGTTAAGGGTTTGAGAATACTGCTTGTTGATGATGTTTCAGATACAGGTACGACACTATCAGTCGCCTACAATTACCTGAAGGAGCAGGGGGCTATTGAGATTAGGACAGCAACACTAATGATTAAGCCGTGGACAAGGTTTAGGCCCAACTACTACGCTGGGGAGGCAACGGCCTGGATAATATTTCCCTGGGAGATTGGTGAAACAATTAGGGAGTTGGGTAGTAGGTTTGATGCGGCGTTGGGGGAGGCTAGGAATAATAGTATAGTGACTAGGATAAGGAACCTAGTCCATAATACCCCAACTAACACTAAGTGA
- the rpiA gene encoding ribose 5-phosphate isomerase A, with protein MDPKLAAAKAALKYVESGYVVGVGSGSTALVFLNELAEAIKGGLISNVRLVATSTETEYEIVRLGLGELLRYPWQVNGITVAVDGADEVDEGKNLVKGGGGALTREKIIDYWADEFIVIVDESKLVDKVPSRHPIPIEVVPYAWPMVKAKLEKEYGGSAELRYSSSKRGPVVTDNCNYVIDYRPSLRIEPSEGERIIKGIPGVVEVGLFNGLKVSRVIVGKSDGSVYEFK; from the coding sequence ATGGATCCTAAGTTGGCTGCCGCTAAGGCTGCGCTTAAGTACGTTGAAAGCGGGTATGTGGTTGGTGTTGGTTCAGGTTCCACAGCATTGGTCTTCCTCAATGAGTTAGCTGAGGCTATTAAAGGTGGTTTAATATCAAACGTGAGGCTTGTGGCCACTTCCACTGAAACTGAGTATGAGATCGTTAGGTTAGGGCTTGGGGAACTGCTTAGGTACCCCTGGCAGGTTAATGGAATCACCGTCGCAGTGGATGGTGCCGATGAGGTTGATGAGGGTAAGAACCTTGTGAAGGGTGGGGGTGGGGCTTTAACTAGGGAGAAAATTATTGACTATTGGGCTGATGAGTTCATAGTGATTGTTGATGAATCGAAACTGGTGGATAAGGTGCCTAGTAGGCACCCAATACCAATTGAGGTAGTGCCCTACGCCTGGCCCATGGTTAAGGCTAAGCTTGAGAAGGAGTACGGTGGCTCAGCGGAGTTAAGGTACTCCTCAAGTAAGAGGGGGCCTGTGGTCACTGATAACTGCAATTACGTAATTGACTATAGGCCTAGTTTAAGGATTGAGCCAAGTGAAGGTGAGAGGATTATTAAGGGTATTCCAGGCGTTGTTGAGGTTGGCTTATTCAATGGGCTTAAGGTTTCCAGGGTTATTGTAGGTAAGAGTGATGGTTCGGTTTACGAGTTTAAGTAG
- a CDS encoding MFS transporter — protein MSTWVRETSIARRVYVGSLVGWIMDAFDLSMMFLLVPVMADVFFPAKYGLAIVGTWSIYTTTFVFRPIGGVIFGRLGDRIGRRNTMVITLTGLGLIVFATGFLPTYDQVGVLAPVLLFIFRIITGTFAGGEYGNSAAILVESVDRERRGAWGAFLQSGYPIGYTLAALIYLSLHYIIPSSSFTQIGWRWMFWIGLIPAIVGLIVRLSMPESAMWERVSKERGINKAPFTTILRNPAYRLGALTGVLAMTGIAWVYGLTLGFYPTVLSYHNFLKFPYFLYVVIVSILISLLGYLTSGFISDMIGRRLTMIIFSVAAVIASIPVTYLILTHAYGFYGTMALASLIAFLTTGVYGVIPAYLSEKFSTDVRSTGVGFSFNGGFIVGNWSTALLLLISTISNPSFYLYWGIFIIIGELMIFASALLSKETKGIELT, from the coding sequence ATGAGTACCTGGGTTAGGGAGACTAGTATTGCTAGGAGGGTTTACGTTGGTTCACTGGTTGGCTGGATTATGGATGCCTTCGACTTAAGCATGATGTTCCTCCTAGTGCCTGTTATGGCTGATGTCTTCTTCCCAGCCAAGTATGGGTTAGCCATAGTGGGTACATGGAGCATATACACTACTACCTTCGTCTTTAGGCCAATTGGCGGTGTAATCTTCGGTAGGCTTGGGGATAGGATTGGTAGGAGGAACACCATGGTCATAACATTAACTGGACTAGGCCTAATAGTCTTCGCCACGGGCTTCCTACCCACCTATGATCAAGTAGGCGTATTGGCACCAGTTCTATTATTCATCTTCAGGATTATAACAGGTACATTTGCTGGGGGTGAGTATGGGAATAGCGCCGCCATTCTAGTTGAGTCGGTTGATAGGGAGAGGAGGGGTGCATGGGGTGCATTCCTCCAAAGTGGTTACCCAATAGGGTACACGCTGGCTGCATTAATTTACCTCAGCCTTCACTATATTATACCATCCTCATCATTCACGCAGATTGGGTGGAGGTGGATGTTTTGGATAGGCTTAATACCAGCCATAGTAGGCTTAATTGTTAGGCTTTCAATGCCTGAATCAGCAATGTGGGAGAGGGTTAGTAAGGAGAGGGGCATTAATAAGGCTCCATTCACAACCATATTAAGAAACCCAGCGTATAGGCTCGGAGCATTAACAGGAGTGTTGGCTATGACTGGGATAGCTTGGGTTTACGGCTTAACGCTGGGCTTCTACCCAACAGTACTCTCATACCACAATTTCCTAAAATTCCCCTACTTCCTCTACGTTGTCATAGTATCAATATTAATATCATTGTTGGGTTACCTGACGTCAGGCTTCATTAGTGATATGATAGGTAGGAGGTTAACCATGATCATCTTCTCAGTAGCTGCAGTGATTGCTTCAATACCGGTGACGTACCTTATCCTTACTCACGCCTACGGCTTTTATGGAACAATGGCTTTAGCAAGTCTAATAGCCTTCCTAACCACTGGCGTATATGGTGTAATTCCAGCTTACTTATCTGAAAAGTTCTCCACTGATGTTAGGAGCACTGGAGTGGGCTTTTCATTCAACGGTGGCTTCATAGTGGGTAATTGGAGCACAGCGCTTCTACTCCTTATCTCAACCATAAGTAACCCATCCTTCTACCTGTATTGGGGCATATTCATAATAATAGGTGAGTTAATGATATTTGCCTCTGCCTTATTATCTAAGGAGACT